One genomic region from Leifsonia poae encodes:
- a CDS encoding APC family permease produces the protein MTATIPSKPEDVESKGLKGGALGLTSSVVVGVASTAPAYSLAASLGFIVVGGTVVAGVKAPGIVLLAFIPMYLIAVAYQELNKAEPDCGTTFTWATRAFGPITGWMGGWGIIIADVIVMSNLAQIAGAYSFTFVGSFGLPGVAALATNTFATTIAGLIWIALMTWICYRGIEISARVQYVLLSFEVVILIFFAVFALVKVYSGNAEPYSLIPQWSWFNPFTLDFGKTIAPAMLTAIFIYWGWDTAVSVNEETKDPGKTPGRAAVISTLLLLGTYAVVTVAAVAFAGVGDKGIGLANPANSGDVFSAIGPTLFGGGIVGTILMALLGFSILTSASASTQTTILPTARTSLSMAAYKAIPEQFARIHPKFLTPTWSTIGMGIISAVFYLIFTFISPSLLLALIGSIGLMIAFYYGLTGFACVWYYRKTLFRSFRNAIMRGLFPLAGGLMLTFVFVYGLINFSAPDWLVDANGKNVTIFGIGAEAVVGVGGLLIGAVLMLIWWWRRPAYFRGQTLPRRSDDLVLAVEGVVPTFGLPDSGVMPTLIAPDLSNLPPGQTALNAETLEPVEQPSDLPPEDPNLPRRDGT, from the coding sequence ATGACCGCGACAATTCCTTCGAAACCGGAGGACGTCGAATCCAAGGGGCTGAAAGGCGGCGCCCTGGGGCTCACCTCCAGCGTCGTCGTCGGCGTCGCCTCCACAGCGCCGGCCTACAGTCTGGCCGCCAGCCTGGGCTTCATCGTCGTCGGTGGAACCGTCGTCGCCGGTGTCAAAGCGCCGGGGATCGTGCTGCTGGCGTTCATCCCGATGTACCTCATCGCCGTCGCCTACCAGGAGCTCAACAAGGCCGAACCCGATTGCGGGACGACCTTCACCTGGGCGACGCGCGCGTTCGGACCGATCACCGGTTGGATGGGCGGCTGGGGAATCATCATCGCCGACGTGATCGTCATGTCGAACCTGGCGCAGATAGCGGGCGCATATTCCTTCACCTTCGTCGGCAGCTTCGGCCTGCCCGGTGTCGCCGCGCTTGCGACGAACACCTTCGCGACGACGATCGCCGGACTGATCTGGATCGCCCTGATGACCTGGATCTGTTACCGCGGCATCGAGATCTCGGCGCGGGTGCAATACGTCCTGCTCTCATTCGAGGTCGTCATCCTGATCTTCTTCGCCGTGTTCGCGCTGGTGAAGGTGTACAGCGGCAACGCCGAGCCATACTCGCTGATCCCACAGTGGAGCTGGTTCAACCCGTTCACCCTCGATTTCGGTAAGACCATCGCTCCGGCCATGCTGACGGCCATCTTCATCTACTGGGGCTGGGACACCGCCGTGTCGGTGAACGAGGAGACGAAAGACCCGGGCAAGACCCCGGGACGCGCCGCTGTCATAAGCACCCTCCTGCTGCTGGGCACCTACGCGGTCGTCACCGTGGCGGCAGTCGCCTTCGCCGGTGTGGGAGACAAAGGCATCGGCCTCGCCAACCCGGCGAATTCCGGAGACGTCTTCTCGGCGATCGGGCCCACCCTGTTCGGCGGAGGAATCGTCGGAACGATCCTCATGGCGCTGCTCGGGTTCTCGATTCTGACCTCGGCGTCCGCCTCGACGCAGACGACGATCCTGCCGACAGCGCGCACATCTCTCTCGATGGCGGCGTACAAGGCGATCCCGGAACAGTTCGCTCGCATCCACCCGAAGTTCCTGACCCCGACGTGGTCGACGATCGGCATGGGAATCATCTCGGCGGTGTTCTACCTGATCTTCACCTTCATCAGCCCGTCGCTGCTGCTGGCCCTGATCGGCTCGATCGGGCTCATGATCGCGTTCTACTACGGGCTCACCGGGTTCGCCTGCGTCTGGTACTACCGCAAGACGCTGTTCCGCTCGTTCCGCAACGCGATCATGCGCGGTCTGTTCCCGCTCGCCGGCGGCCTCATGCTCACCTTCGTCTTCGTCTACGGATTGATCAACTTCTCGGCACCCGATTGGCTGGTGGACGCGAACGGGAAGAATGTGACGATCTTCGGTATCGGCGCCGAGGCGGTGGTCGGCGTCGGCGGTCTTCTCATCGGCGCCGTGCTCATGCTGATCTGGTGGTGGCGTCGCCCCGCGTATTTCCGCGGTCAGACGCTTCCGCGCCGATCGGACGACCTGGTCCTTGCCGTCGAGGGTGTCGTTCCGACCTTCGGCCTGCCAGACTCAGGGGTGATGCCGACGCTGATCGCACCGGACCTCTCGAACCTCCCGCCCGGGCAGACCGCCCTCAATGCCGAGACCCTCGAACCGGTCGAGCAGCCGTCGGACCTCCCCCCGGAGGACCCGAATCTGCCCAGAAGGGACGGCACGTGA
- a CDS encoding PaaI family thioesterase, with translation MPEMTGLDYLQAMLDGVLPPPPIASLVNMTLTAVGPGTATFVCEPDESHYNPIGTVHGGLVCTLLDSVLGCAVQTTLPQGQGYTSIEIKVNYLRPVLAGTGPLTCVGTVTKPGSRVAFADGVVTDATGKAVATATGSLLVFPIG, from the coding sequence ATGCCGGAGATGACCGGCCTCGACTATCTGCAGGCGATGCTCGACGGTGTTCTGCCGCCGCCACCGATTGCGAGTCTCGTCAACATGACGCTCACGGCGGTCGGCCCGGGAACGGCCACGTTCGTCTGTGAGCCGGACGAATCCCACTACAACCCGATCGGCACGGTGCACGGCGGACTGGTCTGCACACTTCTCGACTCAGTGCTCGGCTGCGCAGTGCAGACGACGCTGCCGCAGGGGCAGGGATACACCTCCATCGAGATCAAGGTGAACTATTTGCGCCCGGTGCTCGCCGGCACAGGCCCGCTCACCTGCGTGGGAACGGTGACGAAGCCAGGGTCGAGGGTGGCGTTCGCCGATGGCGTCGTCACGGATGCGACGGGAAAAGCGGTGGCAACCGCGACCGGCTCGCTCCTGGTGTTCCCGATCGGCTAG
- a CDS encoding long-chain-fatty-acid--CoA ligase → MSIYAERPWLSSYAEGVPADIDLPAGSLSHLIDESVAVYGKHVALEFFGATTTYAELGEQIARVAEGLRKRGVRKGDRVALVLPNCPQHVVAFYAVLRLGAVVVEHNPLYTPRELRHQFEDHGAQVAIVWDKVAKTVQDLPADLGVTTVVAIDITRAMPGSKRVALRLPVPAARRARDQLTAKAPGTIAWETLLSSRRLKASSPRPERDDLALIQYTSGTTGVPKGAMLSHLNLTVNAAQSRAWVPAIARGSSVVYAVLPLFHAYGLTLCLTFAMSMGARLVLFPKFDPDLVLDVVKKRPPTFLPAVPPIYERLVTAAETRKVSLSGIQIAISGAMSLPESIVRLWEGKTGGYLVEGYGLSECSPVLMANPVGSTRKDGTVGLPLSNTELRVVDPDDPSVDRAFGEEGELLARGPQVFSGYWRKTDETAKVFTDDGWFRTGDIVTMDEDGFVRIVDRIKELIVTGGFNVAPTEVEDALRAFEGVADVAVVGLPHARGGEDVVAAVVMQPGASFDEAAIRAFARDGLTPYKVPKHVYAVDELPRSIVGKVIRRKVRDQLLAATADIA, encoded by the coding sequence GTGAGCATCTACGCAGAGCGCCCTTGGCTGTCCAGCTATGCCGAGGGGGTTCCGGCTGACATCGATCTGCCCGCCGGTTCGCTCTCCCACCTCATCGACGAGTCCGTCGCCGTCTACGGCAAGCATGTCGCTCTCGAGTTCTTCGGCGCCACGACCACCTACGCCGAGCTGGGCGAGCAGATCGCCCGCGTTGCGGAGGGACTCCGCAAGCGCGGCGTGCGCAAGGGCGACCGCGTCGCACTCGTGCTCCCGAACTGCCCGCAGCACGTGGTCGCCTTCTACGCAGTGCTCCGTCTGGGCGCGGTGGTGGTCGAGCACAACCCGCTCTACACTCCTCGCGAGCTCCGCCACCAGTTCGAGGATCATGGCGCGCAGGTCGCCATCGTCTGGGACAAGGTCGCCAAGACGGTGCAGGACCTTCCTGCAGACCTCGGTGTGACCACGGTCGTCGCGATCGACATCACCCGCGCCATGCCCGGGTCAAAACGCGTCGCTCTCCGCCTTCCTGTTCCCGCCGCCAGGCGAGCGCGCGACCAGCTCACCGCGAAGGCTCCCGGCACAATCGCCTGGGAGACTCTGCTCTCCTCCCGCAGGCTCAAGGCGTCGTCGCCACGCCCGGAACGCGACGATCTCGCGCTCATCCAGTACACCAGCGGCACGACCGGCGTGCCCAAGGGCGCAATGCTCAGCCACCTCAACCTCACGGTGAACGCGGCCCAATCGCGCGCCTGGGTGCCGGCGATCGCGCGGGGCAGCTCCGTGGTGTACGCGGTCCTCCCCCTGTTCCACGCGTACGGACTCACCCTCTGCCTCACTTTCGCGATGAGTATGGGCGCCCGCCTCGTGCTGTTCCCCAAGTTCGACCCGGACCTCGTCCTCGACGTAGTGAAGAAGCGTCCGCCCACATTCCTCCCTGCGGTTCCGCCGATCTACGAACGGCTGGTCACGGCGGCCGAAACGCGGAAGGTGTCGCTGTCCGGCATCCAGATCGCGATCTCCGGCGCGATGAGCCTGCCCGAGAGCATCGTGCGCCTCTGGGAGGGCAAGACCGGCGGGTACCTCGTGGAGGGGTACGGACTCTCCGAGTGCTCCCCCGTCCTGATGGCGAACCCGGTCGGATCGACCCGCAAAGACGGCACCGTCGGCCTCCCCCTGTCGAACACCGAGCTGCGGGTCGTCGACCCGGACGACCCCTCCGTCGATCGTGCTTTCGGCGAAGAGGGCGAGCTGCTCGCCCGCGGCCCCCAGGTCTTCTCGGGCTACTGGCGCAAGACAGACGAGACCGCGAAGGTCTTCACCGATGACGGTTGGTTCCGTACGGGTGACATCGTCACGATGGATGAGGACGGCTTCGTGCGCATCGTCGACCGCATCAAAGAGCTGATCGTCACCGGCGGATTCAATGTGGCGCCCACCGAGGTCGAGGATGCGCTGCGAGCGTTCGAAGGCGTCGCCGATGTCGCGGTGGTCGGGCTCCCGCACGCACGTGGCGGCGAGGATGTGGTGGCGGCCGTGGTCATGCAGCCGGGCGCCTCCTTCGATGAGGCCGCGATCCGGGCGTTCGCCCGCGACGGTCTCACGCCCTACAAAGTGCCGAAGCATGTCTACGCCGTCGACGAACTCCCGCGCTCGATCGTGGGCAAGGTGATCCGCCGCAAAGTCCGCGACCAGCTTCTAGCCGCCACGGCCGACATCGCCTAG
- a CDS encoding SDR family oxidoreductase gives MTRVAIVGAHGKIAQQLMRVLYDRGDDFVGIVRGEDHGDDVYRLGGEGALVDIESASPEQLAATFAGCDVVVFSAGAGAGSGVERKRTVDYGGSVKSMQAAVLAGVRRFIQVSAWGVDTPLPADTEPVWAAYVEAKRDADAVLRQSGLDWTILRPGGLTFDEGTGRITLGESVPRGTIAREDVATLIAACIDEPGTIGRVWEVVGGDTPVAEAVRSLVASA, from the coding sequence ATGACTCGTGTTGCTATCGTCGGTGCCCACGGAAAGATCGCACAGCAACTGATGCGCGTACTCTACGACCGGGGCGACGACTTCGTCGGGATCGTCCGCGGCGAGGATCATGGCGACGACGTCTACCGTCTCGGCGGAGAAGGCGCCCTCGTCGACATCGAGAGTGCCTCGCCCGAGCAGCTCGCCGCCACGTTCGCCGGCTGCGATGTCGTCGTGTTCAGCGCCGGCGCGGGAGCCGGCTCCGGTGTCGAGCGCAAACGCACGGTCGATTACGGCGGTTCGGTGAAGTCGATGCAGGCCGCGGTGCTCGCGGGTGTGCGCCGATTCATCCAGGTGTCCGCCTGGGGCGTCGACACCCCGCTGCCCGCCGACACGGAGCCCGTGTGGGCCGCGTATGTCGAAGCCAAACGGGATGCGGATGCCGTGCTGCGGCAGTCGGGCCTTGACTGGACGATCCTCCGGCCGGGCGGGCTCACCTTCGATGAGGGCACGGGCCGGATCACCCTCGGCGAGAGCGTGCCCCGCGGTACCATCGCCCGGGAAGACGTCGCCACCCTCATCGCCGCGTGCATCGACGAACCGGGCACGATCGGTCGCGTCTGGGAAGTCGTCGGCGGCGACACCCCGGTGGCGGAGGCGGTGCGTTCGCTGGTCGCCTCCGCGTAG
- a CDS encoding DUF6412 domain-containing protein produces MIPFIELLGRLFASSLETVWSTSNPASVIALVGMVGAIGLVGAMAAAEVNSIVAITASLQVRAHLEHPLEPADRGELLRQSDPDAAGRPRPRAPGLSLPIA; encoded by the coding sequence ATGATCCCGTTCATCGAGCTTCTCGGACGCCTTTTCGCGTCGTCGCTCGAAACGGTGTGGAGCACATCCAACCCGGCGAGCGTCATCGCCCTCGTCGGCATGGTGGGCGCCATCGGGCTCGTGGGAGCGATGGCAGCAGCCGAGGTGAACTCGATCGTTGCGATCACCGCGTCGTTGCAGGTGCGTGCGCATCTCGAGCATCCTCTCGAGCCCGCCGATCGCGGTGAACTGCTCCGTCAATCGGATCCGGACGCCGCCGGGCGCCCGCGGCCCCGAGCCCCGGGTCTCTCCCTGCCGATCGCGTAG
- a CDS encoding YidC/Oxa1 family membrane protein insertase gives MDLFSFGPIAAVLDGAYNLVTGISTTIAPIAGTASGLAAVVMLTMLVRIVLLPVGRSQVRAEYTRRRLAPKLAELQRKHGKDRETLTRTSMELYQAEKASPFAGMLPLLLQIPVISLVYAVFTHTTIAGHTNSLLTEHAFGAPLGTSFVGLSGAGDAVWPGMLVFLVVLALIATVTTVSRKVLALPQPAGQAAPGGLVRVLSFLPYITVVFAAFVPLAAAVYILTSTTWTVVERSVLRRLLDPERNAPAGRIEPSPSH, from the coding sequence ATGGACCTCTTTTCCTTCGGCCCGATTGCGGCCGTCCTCGACGGGGCGTACAACCTCGTCACCGGTATTTCGACGACGATCGCCCCGATCGCCGGAACGGCGAGCGGCCTGGCGGCCGTCGTCATGCTCACCATGCTCGTGCGTATCGTGCTCCTCCCTGTCGGGAGAAGCCAGGTGCGCGCCGAATACACCCGCCGGCGCCTCGCACCGAAACTCGCTGAGCTCCAGCGCAAACACGGCAAAGATCGGGAGACCCTCACCCGCACGTCGATGGAGCTCTACCAGGCAGAGAAGGCCTCACCGTTCGCGGGGATGCTGCCGCTGCTTCTGCAGATCCCGGTGATCTCCCTGGTGTACGCGGTCTTCACGCACACGACCATCGCCGGGCACACGAACTCACTGCTCACCGAGCATGCGTTCGGTGCACCCCTGGGTACGAGCTTCGTCGGGCTCAGCGGTGCCGGTGATGCCGTCTGGCCGGGGATGCTCGTCTTCCTGGTCGTTCTGGCTTTGATCGCAACGGTGACGACCGTCTCACGCAAGGTGCTCGCCCTCCCGCAGCCGGCCGGCCAGGCGGCGCCGGGCGGTCTCGTGCGGGTGCTGTCGTTCCTGCCGTACATCACCGTTGTGTTCGCGGCTTTCGTGCCGTTGGCCGCCGCGGTGTACATCCTCACCTCCACGACGTGGACCGTCGTGGAGCGATCGGTGCTTCGGCGCCTGCTCGATCCCGAGCGGAACGCTCCGGCCGGCCGGATCGAGCCGTCGCCGTCGCATTGA
- a CDS encoding DUF1697 domain-containing protein: MTDSHGVGLVRGINVGASTKVSKTDLVAAFEGAGLGAVTTLLQSGNVVFDIAQPLDALVASRVEAGLARRSGVSARVLLLEEGEFRRIAAENPLLGVADDFSKLVVTFVGGEISDELAAPSADGLAPEVVQLGRRAVYQWCPLGVSKSQLKPAFWRGLGGVMTGRNWRTVLRILEELDTRA, translated from the coding sequence ATGACTGACTCCCACGGCGTCGGGCTGGTCCGCGGGATCAACGTCGGCGCCTCGACTAAGGTCTCCAAAACGGATCTCGTCGCCGCGTTCGAGGGGGCAGGGCTGGGAGCGGTCACGACGCTTCTGCAAAGCGGGAACGTGGTTTTCGACATCGCTCAGCCCCTTGATGCGCTTGTCGCCTCTCGGGTCGAGGCCGGCCTGGCGCGTCGGTCGGGAGTGAGTGCGCGCGTGCTGCTGCTCGAGGAGGGGGAGTTCCGTCGGATCGCGGCGGAGAATCCTTTGCTGGGGGTGGCCGACGACTTTTCGAAGCTGGTCGTCACTTTCGTCGGTGGTGAGATCTCAGACGAGCTGGCCGCGCCGTCGGCCGATGGGCTCGCGCCAGAGGTGGTGCAGCTCGGCCGCCGCGCCGTGTATCAGTGGTGCCCTCTCGGGGTGTCGAAGTCGCAACTGAAACCGGCCTTCTGGCGGGGGCTGGGAGGGGTCATGACGGGGCGGAACTGGCGAACCGTGCTTCGGATACTGGAGGAGCTCGATACCCGAGCCTGA
- a CDS encoding TetR/AcrR family transcriptional regulator produces MISEIVGLRERKRLETRAQLEAAAVRLAQEVGLENATVDAICASIPVSPRTFFNYFDSKEDAVLGVRDVPLDDEMVAAHLVRFGDQPLLTQVSALLLHAMGPAIADTELHQARMHLIKQHPNLLGRQFAQMTRMGEQLTAAATSLVSHDSAASGRSADERRAIAEILLTLCGGAVRVAVKDWVAAGDERTSEELCRRAVELARKAIEIL; encoded by the coding sequence ATGATTTCGGAGATCGTCGGACTGCGTGAGCGCAAGCGCCTAGAGACGCGCGCCCAGCTCGAGGCTGCGGCCGTCCGCCTCGCGCAGGAGGTCGGGCTCGAGAACGCCACGGTCGACGCCATCTGCGCGTCGATCCCCGTATCGCCGCGCACCTTCTTCAACTACTTCGACAGCAAGGAAGACGCCGTTCTCGGCGTCCGGGATGTTCCGCTCGACGACGAGATGGTCGCGGCGCATCTGGTCCGCTTCGGCGACCAACCCCTGCTGACGCAGGTGAGCGCTCTGCTCCTGCACGCCATGGGGCCGGCGATCGCCGACACCGAGTTGCACCAGGCGCGCATGCACCTCATCAAGCAGCACCCCAATCTGCTCGGGCGTCAATTCGCGCAGATGACGCGGATGGGGGAGCAGCTCACCGCCGCGGCCACCAGCCTCGTCTCCCACGATTCGGCCGCGTCCGGTCGTAGCGCCGACGAACGCCGCGCCATCGCCGAGATCCTTCTCACCCTCTGCGGGGGCGCTGTGCGCGTCGCCGTCAAAGACTGGGTGGCAGCAGGCGACGAGCGCACCTCGGAAGAACTCTGTAGACGGGCCGTCGAGCTCGCCAGAAAGGCAATCGAAATACTCTGA
- a CDS encoding MDR family MFS transporter, giving the protein MTTTAPAEKAGSTPTGSPQKRTVLLVFAGLMVTMLLASLDQTIFSTALPTIVGELHGVDHMLWVTTAYILASTIMLPVYGKLGDLIGRKGLFIGAITVFILGSIIGGFAGDMTWLIIGRAVQGLGGGGLMILSQAIIADVVPARERGRYMGIMGGVFALSSVAGPLLGGWFTDVIGWRWGLWMNIPLGILAIISAAAFLRLPKNTAGRPRLDWAGMGLLAIASTCLVLVTTWGGTTYDWDSPVILSLIVGTVVTAIAFVLVERRAAEPVMPLALFKDRNFNLTTVAGLIIGVAMFGALAYLPTYLQMVTGVNATQAGLLMIPMMAALLVVSIVTGQLVSRTGRYKWLPIAGTAVVAVSLLLLSTMTPSLPIWLMCTYLAIMGIGLGASMQILVLIVQNSFPVSKVGTATASNNYFRQIGASIGSAIVGSLFVAKLTDLLAARMPAGATASAGGSNSFTPALVKGLPAPVRDIIVGAYNDALTPVFLYMVPLVLVAVVVLCFVKEKPLATTIERDAVPTNLESDGSPSRALAAADGTDTNDTDTDDTDTDLESTTPDTADGSDGGDGRERELLPR; this is encoded by the coding sequence ATGACAACCACTGCACCGGCGGAGAAGGCGGGCTCCACGCCCACCGGGTCTCCGCAGAAGCGCACAGTCCTGCTCGTGTTCGCAGGACTCATGGTCACGATGCTCCTCGCGTCGCTGGACCAGACGATCTTCAGCACGGCTCTTCCGACGATCGTCGGTGAGCTGCACGGCGTCGACCACATGCTCTGGGTGACGACGGCCTACATCCTCGCCTCCACGATCATGCTCCCGGTGTACGGCAAGCTCGGCGACCTGATCGGCCGCAAGGGGCTGTTCATCGGCGCCATCACCGTCTTCATCCTCGGGTCGATCATCGGCGGTTTCGCCGGAGACATGACCTGGCTGATCATCGGCCGTGCCGTTCAGGGCCTCGGCGGCGGCGGCCTGATGATCCTGTCGCAGGCGATCATCGCCGACGTCGTCCCGGCGCGTGAGCGCGGTCGGTACATGGGCATCATGGGGGGAGTCTTCGCCCTCTCCTCCGTGGCCGGTCCGTTGCTCGGCGGTTGGTTCACCGATGTCATCGGCTGGCGCTGGGGTCTCTGGATGAACATCCCGCTCGGCATCCTCGCCATCATCTCGGCGGCCGCCTTCCTGCGCCTTCCGAAGAACACCGCCGGTCGGCCGCGCCTCGACTGGGCCGGAATGGGCCTGCTGGCGATCGCCTCCACCTGCCTCGTGCTCGTCACGACCTGGGGTGGCACAACCTACGACTGGGATTCTCCGGTCATCCTCTCGCTCATCGTCGGAACCGTCGTCACGGCGATCGCCTTCGTGCTGGTCGAGCGCCGGGCCGCGGAGCCGGTCATGCCGCTCGCGCTGTTCAAGGATCGCAACTTCAACCTGACGACCGTTGCGGGTCTCATCATCGGCGTCGCCATGTTCGGCGCCCTGGCCTACCTGCCGACCTACCTGCAGATGGTCACCGGGGTGAACGCCACGCAGGCCGGCCTGCTGATGATCCCGATGATGGCCGCACTGCTGGTGGTCTCGATCGTCACCGGTCAGCTGGTGAGCAGAACCGGGCGCTACAAGTGGCTCCCCATCGCGGGCACCGCGGTCGTCGCCGTCTCGCTGCTGCTGCTCTCCACGATGACGCCGTCTCTTCCGATCTGGCTGATGTGCACCTACCTCGCCATCATGGGCATCGGGCTGGGTGCGTCGATGCAGATCCTCGTTCTCATCGTGCAGAACTCGTTCCCGGTCTCGAAGGTCGGAACGGCGACCGCATCGAACAACTACTTCCGTCAGATCGGCGCCTCGATCGGCTCCGCGATCGTCGGCAGCCTGTTCGTCGCGAAGCTGACCGATCTGCTCGCGGCCCGCATGCCGGCCGGAGCCACCGCCTCCGCCGGCGGCTCGAATTCGTTCACCCCAGCACTGGTAAAAGGGCTCCCGGCCCCGGTGCGCGACATCATCGTCGGTGCGTACAACGACGCGCTGACCCCGGTGTTCCTCTACATGGTGCCGCTGGTGCTCGTCGCCGTCGTCGTGCTCTGCTTCGTCAAGGAGAAGCCGCTCGCCACGACCATCGAGCGGGATGCCGTTCCGACGAATCTGGAGTCCGACGGATCGCCGTCCAGGGCTCTGGCCGCGGCCGACGGCACCGACACCAACGACACCGACACCGACGACACCGACACCGACCTCGAGAGCACGACGCCCGACACGGCGGATGGCTCCGACGGGGGCGACGGTCGCGAGCGGGAGCTGTTGCCCCGCTGA
- the dinB gene encoding DNA polymerase IV, with product MGRTDGSDRRVTAASVDDATATILHVDMDAFFAAVELLDHPELRGKPALVGHPGPRSVVTSATYEARRFGVRSAMPVSQALRLCPQVIILPPHMHKYREYSQKVMRIFSEVTPLVEPLSIDEAFLDVAGARRLLGSPRRIADLIRSRVFDETGLTCSVGAASTKFVAKLASGRAKPDGVLVIPEAEAIGYLRPLPVGALWGVGASTQESLQRLGLRTVGDLADTPLAVLQKTVGVAAGLKLHELAHGRDARSVTPESREKSIGHEMTFDVDVADPDRLRRELLRLANQVGARLRGSGLVGRTVALKLRFSDFRTVTRSRTLAEPTNVGRRIFEEAWQVYEGLELGRTPIRLIGVRLEQLVDAGGGSLSLWDPDEEWRETERTLDAVSARFGRGMIGPASLVRPQREADEAGADGRNPRWISD from the coding sequence GTGGGACGAACGGATGGCAGCGATCGGCGGGTGACGGCGGCGTCCGTCGACGACGCCACGGCCACCATCCTGCACGTCGACATGGACGCGTTCTTCGCTGCGGTTGAACTGCTCGACCATCCCGAGCTGCGCGGAAAGCCGGCGCTCGTCGGGCACCCGGGGCCACGTTCGGTCGTCACGAGCGCCACCTACGAAGCGCGTCGGTTCGGCGTGCGGTCGGCGATGCCCGTCTCTCAGGCTTTGCGGCTGTGCCCGCAGGTGATCATCCTTCCGCCGCATATGCACAAGTACCGCGAGTACTCGCAGAAGGTCATGCGCATCTTCTCCGAGGTGACGCCGCTCGTCGAACCGCTCAGCATCGACGAGGCGTTCCTCGATGTGGCGGGCGCGCGACGATTGCTCGGCTCGCCGCGTCGCATCGCCGACCTCATCCGCTCGCGTGTCTTCGACGAGACCGGCCTGACGTGCTCGGTGGGGGCCGCCTCCACCAAGTTCGTCGCCAAGCTCGCCTCCGGGCGGGCGAAGCCCGACGGTGTGCTGGTGATCCCGGAGGCCGAGGCTATCGGCTATCTGCGTCCGCTTCCGGTCGGAGCGCTCTGGGGTGTCGGGGCGAGCACCCAGGAATCCTTGCAGCGGCTCGGGCTGAGAACCGTCGGCGACCTGGCCGACACTCCGCTCGCGGTGTTGCAGAAGACGGTCGGCGTCGCCGCCGGACTCAAATTGCACGAGCTCGCCCACGGCCGGGATGCGCGCAGCGTCACCCCGGAGAGCCGGGAGAAGAGCATCGGCCACGAGATGACCTTCGACGTCGACGTGGCCGACCCCGACCGACTCCGACGCGAGCTGCTTCGCCTCGCGAACCAGGTGGGCGCGCGCCTGCGGGGCTCGGGCCTGGTGGGGCGCACGGTCGCGCTGAAACTCCGGTTCTCAGACTTCCGCACGGTCACCCGCTCCCGCACGCTCGCCGAGCCCACGAACGTCGGGCGACGCATCTTCGAAGAGGCCTGGCAGGTGTACGAGGGGCTCGAGCTGGGCCGCACGCCCATCCGGCTGATCGGAGTGCGTCTCGAACAACTCGTCGACGCGGGCGGCGGGAGTCTCTCCCTCTGGGATCCGGACGAGGAGTGGCGCGAAACCGAACGCACTCTCGATGCCGTGAGCGCCCGTTTCGGCCGGGGAATGATCGGCCCCGCGTCGTTGGTGAGACCGCAACGCGAGGCCGATGAGGCCGGTGCCGACGGCCGCAATCCTCGGTGGATCAGCGACTGA